A window of Rhipicephalus microplus isolate Deutch F79 chromosome X, USDA_Rmic, whole genome shotgun sequence genomic DNA:
CCACAGGAGATGACATCAATACTAAACCGCCTACAACTAATACACCAAGGATGACAAAGCGCCTTTGACAAAAATAGCTCCTTCTATCAAAATGTCGGCCAgcatgtctgaggcacttccTCTGTTAATTCTGCTTATCCCACATAGTTTTCCATTATAAATTTGCAAGCTGAAAATGGCAGCGGCTAATTGAGAAATGGTACTTCAATCAGTGCTTGCAATGACATTGCAAAGTTAGCATGTGTGTAAATCACgcatgcaaaaaaatatatatatcaagTCACTGCATGTGAAACAGACTTCGCAGAGCAGAAAAACATACTGCCTAATTCAGAGGATTGCATTGAATAGCCTACACATAACTTGGCACGTCACAATAATTTTTCCTCAAGATTTTTCTTAAGATTTATCATtggcttctcattaatatatgaGATGCGTAAATTCGCAATATGTTCAGCACTTCTCAAAAAACAACACTGATATAGACATGTAGGAGTTGATGGCATATTTTCTGTAACTGTACTGTAACTGTGAAATGACAAGAGACTGTACCACGTAAAAGAGTGTCAACACATCTATGGTTGTCAGCAATGAGGTTCAATACCTCTAACTCTACTGCTTTCTTATCAATCCCAGTGACCATCTTCCATTCTACTAAACAGCATCATGCAAGCAAGCCAAGAGTTCTCCCTTTTGGGAATGAACATTGATAAATGATGGTAATGTACCGAAGAAGGCTGAAAGCTAGTTAAGCTTACTTTAAAGTTTATACTCTAAGGACTTACTTTAAAGGGCAAAGCTGTACTTACACAGTGTTTCCCTGAACAAACAACTCTTCTTTTCCTTTTAGGAGGTTTGTCTTCAACCACATAATTAAATCAGACAAGGTGCctaaacaaaaaagataaaaCGAAAAAGTGTCAGTGCAGTTATACGGTCACTAAACACGCAGCTTTGAATAAGTGCAGGTAGTGTGAACAGCATTGAACTGATGGTTACTTTCAGAAGCTCTAAACTGCACTGCTTTAAACATACAAGCTATGCCACATTGTCTAGATGCTACGCCTATAGTCCAGGGACGTAGACAAGCTGTTTTCGGTCTGGTTCAACTACCCTTCACATATGCTCGTATACACATAGACTTGCAGAATTTAATAAAAAATTCATGGAGGGTGGAACCCCACCTTAATTACGCCAACGCTATTGTAAATAGTTGCCGCCTACTGTGTGGGCTGAAATCATACGTTATGATTAAATTATATTTACAATTTTCGGGAACTGCCGTTCCATCAAGGTCTGAAGAACCTGATTGGTGTTGACAGTGCATGCCACGCGTTTCACTTCCTTCAGCCAGCCACGAGGGAAGTGAAAAATTGTGAAAGTGTAAACAATATGACATTATTACGTATACTTCGGCATAGCAGTCAGGAGACTCAAGGCGCAACGGAGACATTACAACTGCAACCCGGACTTTTCCACGTGCTAGGGGGCTCTCAATAGCTTCCCTGGCCATTGGGCTTCCCGATCATAAGCCACCTACTTTATTACGGCCTAAAATACTATTCAGAGGGCTCCGTTTGCCGACAGTGCTGAGCCTCGACCCCGACATATGTTCGTGCAACGCCAGGCAGAATTTTACAAAGAGTTACTTCTATTGGGATTGGCTACTTTGTTTGGAATGTCATTTGGCGCTTACATTTCTTGTGCCCGCTACGTAAGGCAACATCATGCTTTTTCTGATTCCCGAAAAGTAGCTCCGCGCCGCCCCTGTAAGGAATCGATGTGAAAACAAATTAATATAACCAGAAGTCGCGATTGCAGACGGCAGGCCTTAAATACAAAATATATGTACCCGAACTCGACTCGAACGTGAATTTCAGTAGTCATGGCATTTGTTATAGCGTATACAACATAAAACAAAGTTTATATGTATCTGCACGCTTGTAAACTGAAAATCGCGGCTTCTTTACTCAGCACGAATAAATCGCCGCTCACGCGCgcaaccatggaggaaggaataaacGTGCGCGCAactatattctagtacactatagcgcAACACACGTGAAAGCGCAGGTGCTGCCACGCACCGGTAAAGACGCGTTTGTGCAAACGGTGCAAACATACCAACACTTACAATATCACGCGCATGGCTTAGACATAAGGGTTAGTATGGGCTGTCACATAGTAACAACGtacaattattattattcaaatttAAATCAACAGTGATTTTTCGCGCCATCTTGCGCCTGCTTTTCAAACGCGTTCAAAAGGCGCCAAACTCCCAATATGGCGGCGGGAAGTCCGTGCATTTGTGGTGATAGGAGTTTATTCGGTGCTTTCTAGTGGTTTTTTTTCTCCAGTATTCAATATCCTGGTTGCAGTTTGTTGTAGCGACATGTTCATAGTAAATTGGTGCTGATATACATTTGATGTGATGGTTTTAGCTTGGTTAGGAGAATGGGGCTCAGAGGCTACTGAACCCTCGACTTGAAGTTTGTTTCCTGCTCACCGGATGTTACTGGTAATGAACGTTTCCTCTGCATGCGGCGTATGCAAAGTTTTACTAAGGCGTCAGTTTTAAATATCTGCGTGGGCGGAGGGGGTGTGCGAACCAACGTATTTGGCTCAATTGCACCGGCCGGGTCGCCGATGACAATTTCAGTTATTTGTTTAGTTGTAGTACTCGTTCTAGCTTGATCCGAAATTGCGCTTCCAACTGTGATACACATATTTACTCGTACTAGGCGCCAAAAGGCTGTTCCATTATCATTACATCAGAAGCCCAGTGCATTTCTTGTGCTTCtattcactccccccccccctctttttttctttactgtgttGTTGGGCGTTCGTTACTGACCTACTAGCAGACGTTCGAACGTTAGCTACCGGGTGGTTACTTTGGCGATTGGGTTATTTCGGAATGACTTGAAACTTCACTCACCCAGTCTTGTGCTTCAAAACCAGACAGGCGAGTAATTTCGTTTTGTGAATTTCCTTACCCATTTCGGCCACTTTCGAAGACGCTACATAAGTTAAGGACTGCGCCAAAACTTGTCATcgtttgcttgaaaaaaaaaattcagtaaaCGCTAAACCCTTCGCGCTTTTTGGTTTTCTCTCAATTTTACTTCTTAAAAAGCTAAAACTTGATTGGGTGATTAGCGCTTATGCCAATCAGATCGTACATTTGATTAATTAACAATTTTAAACTGGCGCAAAACAGACGAATGATGTACAAACTATTTCTCAAGCGTCCGCCTTTCAGTGTTTAGTCTATTTCATTCAATACTGCCTGTTGACCTTTGGATAAATTGTAAGTTAGGGAAACTGGCAAAATAGTTCCAACACAACTGCTTGCAACTGATATTTGAAGAAACTGAGCCAGAAAATTCATCTTCTACTTTGTTGGATATGTGCAAGTGTTCCTTTTCAAGGGAATCGTCTCTAGCAACAAGTGGCACTTGTATGTGGGTTATCACGTTAATTTGTGCTGAGACTAGAATGCTTGTTCTTGTCAAGGAACTTGTGATCGTACTCACATATTTGGAATTCTTTTTAAACGATTATATGTGATTGCCTAGGTGTCAATACATGTTATCATTAGGCTTTTCTCATAGTTGATTAGTTGCTGTCATGAGAGACAAATAAAGGTGTATTCATGTGTTGTCAACATGTGCCATTTTGTTGTACAAATTTCATTTTCAACTGTGCTGGCTGTACATCAAAATTGTATCTTTGATACGATCAGTGTGTATGTGCTGTCTGGACTGTTAGTGCTATACTGCTAACAGACAGTGTGAATCAGATAGCTGATTATTTTTTACCTTGTTTCCTTAGCCGATTCATACTATCACTAAACATGCAAGTGGATGCAAGATATTAAACATTCTTATGAATGCATGAGGTAAAGTGTTCTTGTACATGTCCACTGAGCACCCCTTCTACCTTAGTGCTGTTTGTTTCTCTAACAAAGCTTTGTATTTGGAATACTAGAGGAAAAGTCTGGCGCTATCAGACTTGCACCAATTGCATTAGTCAAGTGCAGTAGGCGTGGATGCAGatcttttgtcttttttagaaTAATACTTTGAAATGGTGATTATTGATCGATATTGATTGTATAGCTTTTCGGATCAGTAATAATAAAAGAATTTATTGCATTTTACTTAGCATTTTAATAGCAAAGTAACACCATGGAAGTAGCCCcattgtggtggtctagtggctaaggtactcgggtgctgaccagcaggtcgcgggattgaatcccagctgcggcggctgtattttcgatggaagcgaaaatgctgtaaacccgtgtgctcatatttacatgcacgttaaagaaccctaggtgtgcgaaatttccagatccctccactatggcatctctcataatcatgtggtggttttgggacgttaaaacccacatatctatcaacaCCATGGAAGTAGTACAGTGAGAGTGGAGAGAGTAGGGGTCAAAAAATATGGGCATTATAATCATCGAGCAGTCTTACGGAGCTGTTTATTTGGTTTAATGGCATGATTAATTGTAGCCTGTGCTTTTAGATCTGATATCTCACTATGCTATATGAGGATTTTTTGCAAAATATGTAGTCTCATTGGTCACTTCTTTTTATGGGTGACCAATGTGTCTCACTTCATGGTCTTTGGAAATCAATTTAGATGCTTCTTTTTGTGCTAATCAAGAGCTTGTGTGGTTGCATACACTTTGCCATTGGCTCATTATATGAAAGCTCATCTGCAATAACATGTCGTATATTTAGCCTTTCTTTAGCCCATATTTTCTACTATTACTGTTTTGAGAGATAGTGGGTAATATAAAAAATTTTGTCATTGTGTAATCAGTGTTTTGTTTGTTGCGGTAATTCCTTTCAATAAAGTGGCAATGAGGGCATATATTCATCACTTGTGATGATGATTCACGAGCATAATACTGACACCTGTTGTCGGTTCACTGCCTATACTAAGAGCGTCCTAATTTTCATGCTTATGGCAGAAGCTTTATTTCTACAATTTCAAATATAAGCTGTTCACTGGAAAAGGAAAAATAATAAATTAATGATTTCATTTTTAAAAAACTAAGTGATAATTTATTGATATCTACCTAGCTGCAAAGCAACGAAAGTGATTTCAGGTATAACAGCATGTAATTAGTAAGATGTGAATGATCCAGGAACTTTTAAAGCAGACATGGTGATAGATTGTGGGAACAAGGAATTCACTTGGCCAATTTGAAAGACTCCAGAATGCATTACAGCTTACAAATTGCTAAAATAGGCGCAGGGAAGATAAATTCGCAAGCTTATTTTTTGTTCTTCTCATACGTACTAGATGTTCTCTTCTTGCTCAGACTGCTGTACTTGTGATTATACTTGCAAGTTCTTACTCTCTTGTTTGACCTTTTTGATGCAATAACCATTACATAAACACGTCTCTTCAAATTTAAGCACTACTTTCTGTATTTGAATTTTGGATTTTTTTTCCTCCTATCAGTATCTAAGTTGTCATGTGGGCATGCCTGAATGTTTTCAACTGAAAGCACTCAGTAGTGCCCTAAGGATATTACCTGTCCTAGATAAGCTATTTGTTATGTCTAATGTCCCTACTGGACTTGTGATCTTTATAATGTCCAACTTTAAATGAGTTGTACAACTTGGTCTACTATAGTTAAACATAAAGATTCGCGCGAAACACTGGGAAAGGCATAATGTGTAGCCAGACGTGAAACTGCATGCAGGCACCGACTGACCGCTATCACTTTTTAGCACCTCTTCGTGGTCATAATGAAAGTAGACTGTGCAGGAGTGGCGCGAACATTAGCAAGATTTTGTACCCTTTTTGCATGCTCAGATTTTTAAATAAACAAACTATATTGCCTGATTTAGCATGCATGTCTCTTGCATTTTCTCTTTGTTCATATATTTTGTACTGCTTTAGTGCTCCAGATTTTCAACCTTGTTTATGGTTCGCATTGCCGGCCATAACTTTATAACTTGACTCACTATATTTCAATGCCCCTTATATtgatattgtggttttaggaTAATATCACCTGGCAATTATTGAAATATTATATATTACTATTTTTCATTTGCATCAAATTTAGAAATACACCAATTTTTATGAGTGCAGGCGAAGTCACCAATCAATTTTCACAGTCTTATTCTTAAGACCCCCTTGATTATTCAGACTTGATCATAGCAGCATCACATACTCATAGAAGCAATGTGCAAAGGCAACTGCTATTCAATGAATCTCATAAAGGAACCTTTGTGTCACAAGCATTTTTGCTGAGGGTATAGAACAGTGTGCTTGTACATAGCATTTTACAGTCAACATTTGAAGTgtaaatcaatttttttttcataggttTTAGTGTTCACAGCAGTAGTAAACAGCTCTAAGCTTGGCAGGTCTGCTTGTGGGAAAATAGAGCCAGATTCATGTCAGGTGTGGTGACATTTAGTAAAGCTTTATTGAATTCATCAGCTTTAATTAACATTAAGGTGTCGGGCATGGGACCTCTTCTCGTGTGCTTGCAAAAGTGTAAATGCATGCATATGCAGTCGTGGTACAACAGCACCATTTTTGTTTAAAATCGCATTTCTCTTCTCCGTGAAGTGAAGCTTGTGCCAACTCTGTCAAAGTTCACTAATTGGCTTGCTTATTCTGCAGTGGAGCGCTTCTGAACCTTTGAAGTATTCTCGGTCTGGCTCCAAAAAAACATTCCATAGTTCAAATAGTCTGTCATTGTGAGGAAGACACCCATGGGCAGCCAAAATCTTTTCttatatatttttgtgttttaagcATGGGTCGgcattattattttatttcacTAATTTTTATaggtggccttttttttttaagtgggtGTTCAGTTTAACAATTCACAGCTGAAACTTGGAAATTTGATAATCGGTGAGTATATGCAAAGCCTGTGAGAAAAAATTGTAGAAGTGTTGGCTGCATGCGAACTTCTTTAGTGCACTGTTTGACAGAAAAGCTTTATTATACTAGCAGCATTTGACCTGAATCATTCTGCTTCATGATATGTGGTACCATGCAGGTGCATTTGTTGCTAAGTGAATGCgtggagtgtttttttttgtatactaACTTGCAGCCGTAGAGTTGCCTGCTTTAAAGCTGTCTGCAGATTTTTCATGAGATTGTCAGTCAATTTCTAGTCTATGTCAGTTGAAAAGGGTAACGGTGGGCTTTTAGGAGTGCACATAGCAGAAATATACATATTAGATTACTTGATGGGGTACTTGGTTGAGACATTCCAAGGAAAATTTTAAATACATAGGCTTCATTTGGTTTTCTGTCATCTTGATGGCACTGTTACCCAAGGATGAAAAATGTATCACATACCACAGACTTGCTTTTAAATCTCCTCATGGTGCCCGACTCCCCCCTCCCTTCTTTCACCCCTTTTACTCAACTGTACTTAAGTGAGCTACTGTTGTGTTTACGTGCTAACCTTGCTGAACTGTTCATCAATTATGACTGTTATGACACCGCCATGGCAAAGGCATTCCATATTATGCTTGTGGAAACATTTCACTACTGGAAACTGTgtgtaaaatataaaaaaagaaacaaaagatggGTTGATGTGCAAAGTTAGACGAAGAAAAACTAGCATTGACCAGTGATAAGTCTCTGAAATTTTACTTGCTCTAACTCACCGTTGCATATTCTgagtcaggtttttttttttctctctctctcttctcgaaTTAACTTAAACTGATAATGGCAGTTTTGTAGTATTTACGTTCATTTTTGCTATACATTTGCAGTCTTTATTTCTTATTCTAGTTCGTGCAAGTGTATGTGCTTATCTCTTTAGCTTTTTCCTCTGGTATACTTGAGCCAGAATGATACAGCTTTGTTGTTATTGAAAATAGTGGTGTGTATTACTTCTTGCCTTAACCTACATGCTTGAACCATCTTGTATCGTGATGAGGGCAATAACATTTATTATCATTTTGTGATTAATATATAACCTTCTATAAGTTGGAGCTTATATTGATCATTGCAAACTATATATTAGGGCTTGAGAAAGCTTTTTACTCAGTTATCTTTTTCCTAATTCTCATATTAAGCCTCTATGAGCTCTTTTTGTGTGCTGAAAGGATGTGCCAGAATAATTATGTCAATGTTaatatttttgcttgtttttataaATTTTTACAGTTTTTAGTGTTTTATTTGATGGAGTTTTATAAAGGCAGAGATATCCACCAGGTTTTACATCGCTTAAACTTAATTTTTTGAAGCCTCCAGTTCTTGGTAATAATGAGGcaggaaaaggggaaaaaaagcatTTGGTTTTCTCCTAATTAAGGTACCGCTCGGTTTTAACTTTTGCAGTTTGAAATCATTACCCAGGCCAAGTTTCATCTGTTCTGGTCTGAAAcgataaaaaaagcaaagctcAAGTAAAAGATATTTACTTATGCTTTTAAAATATGGGGCAAAATCAAGTGAGAAAATGCGTGTGTGAATGAACCACAAAAGTGCTCATTCAGCAGTGCCTCGCCACTGACCGCAGAGTGGTTTAGCGTCTGACTGAAAGAAGCTTTTGTGTTTTGGATGCAGTCATTGTTTGGATGGTGAACCTTATCTCCCGAATCAAATATAATGGCAGGATATCAGTGTTGTGCCTGAACACATTATTTacatttttatttagtttttaaaTAATACATTTTGATGAATTggcattgtaaaaaaaatgcaTGAATATAACAGCTTAATACAGCACACAGGGTATAGAATTCATATTGGCCATGTATGCAGAAACAAGATGTAATATAAGGCAAACTGCTTTATAAATAGTTGTATATGAGAATTCTGGGGAGCCCTTGTAAGAACTTTTTGTAACACTGTTGAAATGGAATCTTTCTGAGAAAACCTATCCAAACAAAGTGCCCAGAGCATGTTAATGTTATGTGGCCTGAACGCGCCAGTTGCTGTTATCGGGAAAATATAATTCCATATATTATATGCATCTGTATATAAAATATTATTGTTAGCTATTAATTAAAGAAACAAATGCTTTTGTTTTTATGAATATGTGCTCCTCTACTGCATTTAGTACGCCATGTCCCGTGGAGCACTGCAGGGTGGCCGGGAATTGAGGCTGCGAGTGCGTCATAAGAAGCCAAAACGCCTATTGCGCAGTTGGTACAACCTGGTCGGAAAGGACCACGCCATCGCTAATGGAGTGGATCCTGCAGATGAGGTAAGGGTACTTtttttgtgagtgtgtgtgtgtgtctgatgATTCGTCTTCAGTTGATTTTATTTGTACAGCCAACTGAAGGCGCTAGCAGCTGCTGGGATGATTCTTTATCGCCGACTGGAAATTTCACATAGGTGGAATTTTCTTTGGAAGCAATTCGTCATTAAGTGCGATTTTAACATACTATCATTTGAAAAGGTGGTGAAGGAAGAATTCAAAGCTTTCTAACGATGTTTTGTCTTCTTCACACTGCTTGTCTATATTGCCAATTCAACTTTTTTAACCCGTGCTATCTTTGCTTTTGTCGGAGAATGTTCTTGTGTCTAAAAGCAAGGACTTTCTGAGAACAGTGTTGacttggaaaaaaaaatgtaaatttcACACGAATGTGGGAACTGCTTATGAATGAAGCTTCCTTTCATGTTGAATGAAGCTTCCTTTCAAAAATATCTTCCCTTCATTTTTCTGCACTTACATGGCCCTCAGTTGTTTTGATGTTGGTGTGGTGTTGGAACACTTTTTCTGTCTGTTGGTGTCCCGGAGCTCGTGATCTTATTACTAGATGGCAGTTGAGCAATAACCCCACACGTACTGCCTGAAGGGATCAAGTGATTCAAGTCGGCCAGAACAAGACCCTCGCTgtcacatgctacgtgacaccaacaggcagaaaaagtgtttcacgcttgccgccatggctgCCAGTTGTGCTGActaatacatcatcatcatcagtttgaCTATGCCCACtgtagggcaaaggcctcttccatgatccGTCAATCAAGCCGGTCTTGAGCTTTCCGTTGCTACATTATACCTggaaactttttaatctcatcgactCACCTAACTATCTGTCTCCCCTttgtgtgtttgccttctctgaaaatccagtcagttacctttaatgaccagcagtaatcctgtctacgtgctatgtgcctgacccatgtccatttcatcttcttgattttgaactatgatatccttaaccccagtttgttccatgacccactgtgctctcttcttgtgtcttgGAAAATGATaagttacacttatcattttcctttccatcgctagctacgtcgtcctcaatttaagccgaaccctctttgtaagcttccaggtttctgctccgtaggtgagtactggcaagatgcagctgttatataccttcttctcgAGGGTCAGTGGCCGTttgccattcatgatttgagaatgctggctgaatgtgatccaccccatccttactCTTCTAGTTATTTTACTTTCATGgtttcctaagtagacatatttttttacaacttccagtgcctCTCGAtctatcacaaagtgctgttttctacagagactgttgcacattactttatttttgtgtatattaattttcagacctacttttctgctttttatgtcCAGTTCTGTAATCAAGAGCTGTAATTCtgcccctgagttactcatcaagacaaTGTCAGAAAATCGCAATTTAGGGTCTTGAAAACCTcctcctgtaaacatgcggtgaatagcattggagagggcgtgtctccctgccttaaacccttctttattgggattatgtcgctttctttatggataactatggtggctgtggatctactgtagatttcttccagtatattTATGTAGGGTTGTTCGATACCCTGATtttgtagtgcctgcattactgctgatgtgtCGACTtggtcaaacgccttctcgtaatctatgaaggctatgtataggggttggttgtattccgcgcatttctctattacctgattgatagtatgaatatggtatattgtggagtagcctgtatgaaatcctgcttagtcctttggttgattgaaccctaatgtcgccttaattctattggctattatttttgtcaatagtttgtagagaacggacagtaagctgattggcctgtaatttctcaagttcttgacgtctcctttcttatggactaaaatgatgttggcgttctttcaagactctggtacccttcctgtcAAGGGCCACATTATATATAAGGTGACCAGCTTttttaacacaatttctccgtcatctttcaggaggtccgtACTTACCTTATCCTCACCGGCGGCCTTGCCTTTTTTCATTCCTTCTcaggctttccttacttcccctgtcgttactggtaggatgccgaaagagagagagaaaaataactttatttaattgaaaaaaaaaatttacagaGGAATGGCGATCAGGCCGTGCCTGGCCGTCGCCTCCTCAGCTCGCTGTATGGCCCGGAGCTGTAACGCTAGGCTCGTATCTGGGAGTACTCTTTCCCATGCCTCGGACGAGGGAGTGGTCAGGAAATCAGGCGGGGGTGGGTCCTCACTGCAGTCCCATAGTATATGAGAGAGGGAGCCAGATTTTGTGCAATGCGGACCGAACAGGTCGGGGTAAATGTGTGTGTATATCCACGGGCATGGGAGCGAGTTCGTTTGGAGGCGGCACCATGTGATTTCTTGTGGTTTTGTGAGTTAGGAATGCGGCGGTGGTTTTGTTCGACGTgcgaggcgatagtgctgagcTATTTCGTGATCGGATATGAGGGGCTCGCCGGTGTTCTCTGGGTTCGTGGCGGGGCCCACCGCTCGGTTGACGAATTCTCGAGCTTGTCGGTGGGCGGCCTCGATccccgggtttcctgcgtgcgccGGGACCCAGATAAGAGATATGGGAGGCGGATCCTCGTCTTCGAGGTAGGCGGGGGATTCAAGGAGCCTTAAGGTACCGGGAGCAATGGTACCGCAAGCGAAATAGGAGATAGCAGTTTTTGAGTCGTTGAGGATCGTA
This region includes:
- the Urm1 gene encoding ubiquitin-related modifier 1 isoform X3, producing the protein MTTEIHVRVEFGGGAELLFGNQKKHDVALRSGHKKCTLSDLIMWLKTNLLKGKEELFVQGNTVRPGILVLVNDTDWELLGGLDCEVKPDDTVLFISTLHGG
- the Urm1 gene encoding ubiquitin-related modifier 1 isoform X1, translated to MTTEIHVRVEFGGGAELLFGNQKKHDVALRSGHKKCTLSDLIMWLKTNLLKGKEELFVQGNTVLLLFVSQCFHLPTVITHLKKLQNIQSSLESNSGLLDFILYQTPTAGSKKHNKMHCWTT
- the Urm1 gene encoding ubiquitin-related modifier 1 isoform X2 — translated: MSYCLHFHNFSLPSWLAEGSETRGMHCQHQSGSSDLDGTAVPENCTLSDLIMWLKTNLLKGKEELFVQGNTVRPGILVLVNDTDWELLGGLDCEVKPDDTVLFISTLHGG